In Lutra lutra chromosome 6, mLutLut1.2, whole genome shotgun sequence, the following are encoded in one genomic region:
- the NQO2 gene encoding ribosyldihydronicotinamide dehydrogenase [quinone] isoform X2, which produces MAGKKVLIVYAHQEPKSLNGSLKKVAVEELSKQGCTVTVSDLYAMDFEPRATRKDVIGALSNPEFFNYGVEAYEAFKRRCLASDITDEQKKVQEADLVIFQFPLYWFGMPAILKGWMDRVLCQGFAFDIPGFYDDGFLKHGALHFCGFKVLAPQISFAPEIASEEERKAMVASWAQRLKTIWEEEPIDCTPPWYFGQ; this is translated from the exons ATGGCAG GCAAGAAAGTGCTCATTGTCTATGCCCACCAAGAACCCAAGTCTTTAAATGGGTCCTTGAAGAAAGTGGCAGTAGAGGAACTCAGCAAGCAGGGCTGCACCGTCACCGTCTCCGATCTGTACGCCATGGACTTCGAGCCGCGGGCCACCAGGAAGGATGTCATCG GTGCCCTTTCTAATCCTGAGTTTTTCAACTATGGGGTGGAAGCATATGAAGCCTTTAAGAGGAGGTGTCTGGCCAGTGACATAACTGACGAACAGAAAAAGGTTCAGGAAGCTGATCTAGTGATATTTCAG TTCCCGCTGTACTGGTTCGGCATGCCGGCTATCCTGAAGGGCTGGATGGACAGGGTCCTATGCCAGGGCTTTGCCTTTGACATCCCAGGATTCTACGACGACGGTTTTCTCAAG CACGGGGCTTTGCACTTCTGTGGATTTAAAGTCCTCGCCCCGCAGATCAGTTTTGCTCCCGAGATTGCctcagaagaagagaggaaggccaTGGTGGCATCCTGGGCCCAGCGGCTGAAAACCATCTGGGAGGAAGAGCCCATCGACTGCACGCCTCCTTGGTACTTCGGGCAGTGA
- the NQO2 gene encoding ribosyldihydronicotinamide dehydrogenase [quinone] isoform X1 yields MAGKKVLIVYAHQEPKSLNGSLKKVAVEELSKQGCTVTVSDLYAMDFEPRATRKDVIGALSNPEFFNYGVEAYEAFKRRCLASDITDEQKKVQEADLVIFQFPLYWFGMPAILKGWMDRVLCQGFAFDIPGFYDDGFLKNKLALLSLTTGSTAEMYTKTGVSGDFRYFLWPLQHGALHFCGFKVLAPQISFAPEIASEEERKAMVASWAQRLKTIWEEEPIDCTPPWYFGQ; encoded by the exons ATGGCAG GCAAGAAAGTGCTCATTGTCTATGCCCACCAAGAACCCAAGTCTTTAAATGGGTCCTTGAAGAAAGTGGCAGTAGAGGAACTCAGCAAGCAGGGCTGCACCGTCACCGTCTCCGATCTGTACGCCATGGACTTCGAGCCGCGGGCCACCAGGAAGGATGTCATCG GTGCCCTTTCTAATCCTGAGTTTTTCAACTATGGGGTGGAAGCATATGAAGCCTTTAAGAGGAGGTGTCTGGCCAGTGACATAACTGACGAACAGAAAAAGGTTCAGGAAGCTGATCTAGTGATATTTCAG TTCCCGCTGTACTGGTTCGGCATGCCGGCTATCCTGAAGGGCTGGATGGACAGGGTCCTATGCCAGGGCTTTGCCTTTGACATCCCAGGATTCTACGACGACGGTTTTCTCAAG AATAAATTGGCCCTCCTCTCATTAACCACGGGGAGCACAGCTGAGATGTACACGAAAACCGGAGTCAGTGGAGATTTCCGATACTTCCTGTGGCCCCTCCAG CACGGGGCTTTGCACTTCTGTGGATTTAAAGTCCTCGCCCCGCAGATCAGTTTTGCTCCCGAGATTGCctcagaagaagagaggaaggccaTGGTGGCATCCTGGGCCCAGCGGCTGAAAACCATCTGGGAGGAAGAGCCCATCGACTGCACGCCTCCTTGGTACTTCGGGCAGTGA